In a genomic window of Zootoca vivipara chromosome 5, rZooViv1.1, whole genome shotgun sequence:
- the SAMD7 gene encoding sterile alpha motif domain-containing protein 7, protein MTPRDHMRKMSVLGEQGTLEDKHLYRLASGMAAGELRQRQEIIMRNQMMAVNPQLMGAGQQRIQAIPAQFEPRFMERDLLPSNEMLAPADPRQIHVASHLGPSVPQHASMPNLLSNRVYQGAGYSFLQPESMEAVTRRQEMVQKQNIARMEMEMNAIFQQKEIEKAHRKGLLGLEGPFLYHGMPASPVAFRGRHRVPEGHLPNDLYVHRTTLDELHGNTMVMATSPYPPVSTLQRERGRRPGRRAGNHKATECNTNGIKSQAEDKSIDPSSATAEEEKDDKKETEAEMLSKHEQNKVQAEPSAAATKNDKEYEHGLRKHSGSHEMPSEANGCSNGNEKDPNSSCTAFDEKYTYPSAFTFSALPYGFSVPSNPLLPSATSSLILNGEDISAIEDIRKWTVEDVYSFIISLPGCSDYAQIFKDHAIDGETLPLLTEEHLLETMGLKLGPALKIRSQVSRRLGNAFYMMNLPLSMPTPSAAGKTSEPPPDMSLPLQCNSPHDALTSPCSQDPETSKTVEQIVAESRENTSDVAGAQTDFQMINYQKT, encoded by the exons AATTGCGACAGCGACAAGAGATTATAATGAGAAACCAGATGATGGCAGTAAATCCACAACTAATGGGAGCAGGTCAGCAGAGAATCCAAGCCATTCCTGCGCAGTTTGAGCCTCGGTTCATGGAAAG AGATTTGTTACCTTCAAATGAGATGTTGGCACCAGCTGATCCCAGGCAGATTCACGTAGCTTCCCACCTTGGCCCCTCGGTCCCACAGCATGCCAGCATGCCAAACCTTTTATCCAACCGTGTTTACCAAGGGGCAG gatatagTTTCCTCCAACCAGAATCCATGGAAGCTGTAACCAGACGGCAGGAAATGGTTCAGAAACAAAATATTGCCAG GATGGAGATGGAAATGAATGCCATTTTCCAACAAAAGGAAATAGAGAAAGCTCACCGCAAGGGATTGTTGGGGCTGGAAGGCCCCTTTCTTTATCACGGCATGCCGGCTAGCCCAGTTGCTTTCCGAGGGAGGCACAGGGTACCCGAGGGCCATCTTCCTAACGACTTGTACGTTCATCGTACTACTCTTGACGAACTTCACGGCAACACcatggtgatggccaccagcccATACCCACCCGTCAGCACTCTGCAAAGAGAGCGAGGCCGTCGGCCTGGCAGAAGAGCTGGGAATCACAAAGCCACCGAGTGTAACACCAATGGCATCAAGAGCCAAGCAGAGGACAAGAGCATAGACCCTTCCTCCGCAACCGCTGAAGAAGAGAAAGACgacaaaaaagaaacagaagcggAGATGCTGAGCAAACATGAACAGAACAAGGTCCAAGCAGAGCCTTCTGCTGCAGCCACCAAAAATGACAAGGAATACGAGCATGGCTTAAGAAAACACTCTGGCAGCCATGAAATGCCCAGCGAAGCAAATGGCTGCAGCAACGGAAACGAGAAAGATCCCAACAGTTCTTGTACAGCCTTTGATGAGAAGTACACTTATCCATCAGCGTTCACATTCTCTGCTCTGCCATATGGCTTCTCTGTACCCAGCAACCCACTGCTACCTTCAG CTACTTCCAGCCTGATTCTGAATGGAGAAGACATTTCTGCCATTGAAGATATCCGCAAATGGACTGTTGAAGACGTATACAGTTTTATCATCAGCCTTCCAGGATGTTCAGACTATGCACAG ATATTTAAAGATCATGCCATTGATGGAGAAACCTTACCACTACTCACAGAAGAACATCTTTTGGAAACAATGGGATTAAAACTTGGACCTGCATTAAAGATTCGGTCTCAG GTGTCCCGGCGTCTGGGCAATGCATTCTACATGATGAATCTTCCTTTGTCCATGCCCACTCCATCTGCTGCGGGCAAGACTTCTGAACCTCCTCCAGATATGTCATTGCCTCTTCAGTGCAACAGTCCTCATGATGCTCTGACTAGTCCTTGTTCCCAGGACCCTGAAACTTCAAAAACAGTTGAACAGATTGTTGCAGAAAGCAGGGAAAATACATCTGATGTAGCTGGAGCTCAGACTGATTTCCAGATGATCAACTACCAGAAAACTTGA